One genomic segment of Erysipelotrichaceae bacterium 66202529 includes these proteins:
- a CDS encoding MptD family putative ECF transporter S component, protein MSNQVNSMNKGLTVKDLVTTGIFTALLFVFVLVGGVFFATNPVLTFFMPAGGGLLAGPIYLLLIAKVHKRWSLSIMGVIMGIIWFVTGMHWAFALGYLIMAIVADFVAGAGQYKSKKLNSLSYILFSLGGTGSYIVFFADPNGWAQTMLGNGTEQSYIDTMQATANTGILIAMFAAAIITSAISAFVGCKMLKKQFEKAGITA, encoded by the coding sequence ATGAGTAATCAAGTAAATTCTATGAACAAAGGTCTGACAGTGAAAGACCTTGTAACAACAGGTATTTTTACTGCACTGTTATTTGTTTTTGTATTGGTGGGCGGCGTTTTTTTTGCAACGAATCCTGTACTTACTTTTTTCATGCCGGCAGGAGGTGGGCTGCTTGCTGGCCCCATTTATCTTTTGCTGATTGCAAAAGTACATAAGCGTTGGAGCCTTTCTATAATGGGCGTTATCATGGGTATTATTTGGTTCGTGACCGGTATGCACTGGGCTTTTGCATTGGGCTACCTGATCATGGCGATTGTCGCGGACTTTGTTGCTGGTGCAGGGCAGTACAAAAGCAAAAAACTCAACAGTCTGTCTTACATCCTGTTCTCCCTCGGCGGTACTGGATCGTATATCGTTTTCTTTGCTGACCCCAATGGTTGGGCGCAGACCATGTTGGGGAATGGAACCGAACAGAGCTACATCGACACCATGCAGGCAACCGCTAATACCGGCATCCTGATTGCCATGTTTGCCGCTGCTATTATTACATCTGCAATCAGCGCTTTTGTAGGCTGCAAAATGCTGAAAAAGCAGTTTGAAAAAGCAGGTATTACAGCATGA